A region of Campylobacter armoricus DNA encodes the following proteins:
- a CDS encoding methyl-accepting chemotaxis protein, whose product MSIVAIMIAISIAGLYFIVSRYLSPLQAIQTGLNSFFDFINHKTKDSTMINVNTNDEFGAMAKAINENITKTKNALEQDAKAVEQSVDTAKEIESGNLTARITAIPANPQLIELKNVLNEMLNVLEAKIGSNMNEINRVFDSYKALDFTTEVKNAKGGVEVTTNTLGKEIVVMLRQSSEFASLLATESGKLQSAVKDLTDSSSSQASSLEETAAALEEITSSMQNVSHKTSEVIAQSEEIKNVTSIIGDIADQINLLALNAAIEAARAGEHGRGFAVVADEVRNLAERTQKSLGEIEANTNILVQSINEMGESIKEQTTGITQINDAVAQIDHVTQENLKIANDSAVISDNVNKIANDILEDARKKRF is encoded by the coding sequence ATGTCGATTGTTGCAATTATGATTGCAATAAGTATAGCCGGTTTGTATTTCATAGTTTCGCGCTATCTATCCCCACTTCAAGCAATCCAAACCGGCCTTAACTCATTCTTTGATTTCATCAATCATAAAACAAAAGACTCTACTATGATTAATGTTAATACTAATGATGAGTTTGGTGCTATGGCTAAAGCTATCAATGAAAATATCACTAAAACTAAAAATGCACTAGAACAAGATGCTAAAGCAGTAGAACAATCAGTAGATACAGCTAAAGAAATAGAAAGTGGTAATCTAACAGCAAGAATTACTGCAATTCCTGCTAATCCTCAATTAATAGAATTAAAAAATGTATTAAATGAAATGCTTAATGTATTAGAAGCAAAAATTGGTTCTAATATGAATGAAATTAATAGAGTATTTGATAGCTATAAGGCATTAGACTTTACAACTGAGGTTAAAAATGCTAAAGGTGGAGTTGAAGTAACTACTAATACCTTAGGTAAAGAAATAGTAGTTATGTTAAGACAATCATCAGAATTTGCTTCTTTACTTGCTACTGAAAGTGGTAAATTACAAAGTGCTGTTAAAGATTTAACAGATTCTTCATCAAGCCAAGCTTCTTCTTTAGAAGAAACAGCAGCAGCACTAGAAGAAATTACTTCTTCTATGCAAAATGTATCGCATAAAACTAGTGAAGTTATTGCTCAAAGTGAAGAGATTAAAAATGTTACTTCTATTATAGGAGATATTGCTGATCAAATTAACTTGCTTGCATTAAATGCTGCTATTGAAGCTGCTCGTGCAGGTGAGCACGGTAGAGGCTTTGCTGTTGTTGCTGATGAAGTTAGAAACCTAGCTGAAAGAACTCAAAAGTCTTTAGGTGAAATAGAAGCTAATACTAATATCTTAGTTCAATCTATTAATGAAATGGGTGAGAGTATTAAAGAACAAACTACAGGTATTACTCAAATAAATGATGCTGTAGCTCAAATTGATCATGTAACCCAAGAGAACTTAAAAATAGCTAATGATAGTGCAGTAATATCT
- a CDS encoding HP0495 family protein, translated as MVNICDLKKEPIINYPTFWDYKVVFEAEVDALEVFTQILNEREFKYKISNTSKQGTYKSYLLSVYVDSKNDRLNIFNQLKSKAKFVL; from the coding sequence GTGGTAAATATCTGCGATCTTAAAAAAGAACCTATTATAAATTATCCTACTTTTTGGGATTATAAAGTCGTTTTTGAAGCCGAAGTTGATGCGCTAGAAGTTTTTACCCAAATACTTAACGAAAGAGAATTTAAATATAAAATCTCAAATACTAGCAAACAAGGTACATATAAAAGTTACCTTTTAAGTGTTTATGTCGATAGCAAAAATGATCGTTTAAATATTTTTAATCAATTAAAAAGTAAAGCCAAATTTGTATTATAA
- the moaC gene encoding cyclic pyranopterin monophosphate synthase MoaC — MNLTHLDEKNHPKMVDVSQKDITQREACASGKIYMSKEAFETIIENKAKKGPVLQTAIIAAIMGAKQTSNLIPMCHPLMISKVQTHIEENKKEYSFKLFVSVKCEGKTGVEMESLTAVSIGLLTIYDMVKAIDKSMQITDIVLESKEGGKSGKYLRS, encoded by the coding sequence ATGAATTTAACGCATTTAGATGAAAAAAATCATCCCAAAATGGTAGATGTAAGCCAAAAAGATATCACCCAAAGGGAAGCTTGTGCAAGTGGTAAAATATATATGAGTAAAGAAGCTTTTGAAACTATTATAGAAAATAAAGCTAAAAAGGGGCCTGTTTTACAAACTGCCATTATAGCAGCCATCATGGGAGCTAAACAAACTTCAAATCTCATTCCAATGTGTCATCCTTTGATGATTTCAAAAGTTCAAACTCATATAGAAGAAAATAAAAAAGAATATTCTTTTAAACTTTTTGTAAGTGTTAAATGTGAAGGAAAAACAGGTGTAGAAATGGAAAGTTTAACAGCTGTTAGCATAGGGCTTTTAACTATTTATGATATGGTTAAAGCCATTGATAAAAGTATGCAAATTACTGATATAGTTTTAGAAAGCAAAGAAGGAGGAAAAAGTGGTAAATATCTGCGATCTTAA
- a CDS encoding highly acidic protein, with amino-acid sequence MAYDDEEFENYDDEMYDEADDDTYTNNQRSYNYDDDDYEYDDDYSDDDSYEMD; translated from the coding sequence ATGGCTTATGATGATGAAGAATTTGAAAATTATGATGATGAAATGTATGATGAAGCAGATGATGATACTTATACAAACAATCAAAGATCGTATAATTATGATGATGATGATTATGAATACGATGATGATTATAGTGATGATGATAGCTATGAGATGGATTGA
- a CDS encoding group III truncated hemoglobin, which produces MKFKTINHEGIKKLMDIFYAKIRMDKDLGPIFNDKIGIDDESWKKHKEKIASFWAGMFLNDPSYNGSPLRAHHELPPFPREFFNIWLNLFDESLQEVFEDEPRSIIIERAKMIAQRFQMIIYDHRFV; this is translated from the coding sequence ATGAAATTTAAAACTATCAATCATGAAGGTATAAAAAAACTTATGGATATTTTTTATGCAAAGATTAGAATGGATAAAGACTTAGGACCTATTTTTAATGATAAAATAGGAATAGATGATGAAAGTTGGAAAAAACATAAAGAAAAAATTGCAAGTTTTTGGGCTGGAATGTTTTTAAATGATCCAAGTTATAATGGTTCTCCATTGAGAGCTCATCATGAATTACCTCCATTTCCAAGAGAATTTTTTAATATTTGGCTTAATTTATTTGATGAGAGTTTGCAAGAAGTTTTTGAAGATGAGCCAAGGAGTATTATTATCGAAAGAGCTAAAATGATAGCTCAAAGATTTCAAATGATTATTTATGATCATAGATTTGTATAA
- a CDS encoding AMIN domain-containing protein, with the protein MRINIVILSLIFCVFLHAKDNPFDNNLQQQKIEFAQLNPFQRQDFNFNSEARILKNITITYINLDGSEQQTTLDIYKSINWHDTYSFIKTKSPNATPILDVSVTVPQEQGAKNTKIEENNTTLNIETPLFSGNIYNFLSISFYNNKINIKTEDKMLRNLSIGDPTKIIIDFAKKQNFNTKTLQVNTAKVKKVVFGSHKGYYRLVIYLDGKYSYKYSHSENLHTFNYR; encoded by the coding sequence ATGAGAATTAATATTGTTATTTTATCTTTAATTTTTTGTGTATTTTTGCACGCAAAAGATAATCCATTTGATAACAACTTACAACAGCAAAAAATCGAATTTGCACAACTTAATCCTTTTCAAAGACAAGATTTTAATTTTAATTCTGAAGCTAGAATTTTAAAAAATATCACTATAACATATATTAATCTTGATGGATCTGAACAACAAACAACTTTAGATATTTATAAAAGCATTAATTGGCATGATACTTATTCTTTTATAAAAACAAAAAGTCCAAATGCTACTCCAATATTAGATGTTTCTGTTACTGTGCCACAAGAGCAAGGGGCAAAAAATACCAAAATAGAAGAAAACAACACCACATTAAATATAGAAACACCTTTATTTAGTGGTAACATTTATAACTTTTTATCTATCAGTTTTTACAACAACAAAATCAACATTAAAACAGAAGATAAAATGCTTAGAAATTTATCTATAGGAGATCCTACAAAAATCATTATAGATTTTGCTAAAAAGCAAAATTTCAACACAAAAACCCTACAGGTAAATACAGCAAAAGTTAAAAAAGTTGTATTTGGATCACATAAAGGATATTATCGTTTAGTAATATATCTTGATGGAAAATACAGCTACAAATACTCACATAGTGAAAATTTACACACTTTCAATTATCGCTAA
- the eno gene encoding phosphopyruvate hydratase, with protein MLIIEDLRAFEVLDSRGNPTIKAEVVLSDGSVGSAIVPSGASTGKKEALELRDNDERFGGKGVLKAIENINGTIAENIIGLDAFNQTQLDNTLLELDGTKNYSNLGANATLGISMATARATANALGVPLYRYLGGANASVLPVPMCNIINGGAHANNSVDFQEFMIMPFGFSSFKEGLRSVCEIYAVLKKELASLGHSTALGDEGGFAPNLANNTEPLDLLMTCIKKAGYENKIKLALDVASSELYKDGKYHLEGKVFSSEDLIARYEELCAKYPIFSIEDGLAEDDYEGWIKLTQKLGNKIQLVGDDLFVTNEDILREGIMKNMANAVLIKPNQIGTITQTMRTVRLAHRNNYKCIMSHRSGESEDTFIADFAVALNTGQIKTGALARGERTAKYNRLLEIELDNDEYLGDKL; from the coding sequence ATGCTGATTATTGAAGATTTAAGAGCTTTTGAAGTTTTAGATAGTAGAGGTAATCCTACTATAAAAGCTGAAGTTGTATTAAGTGATGGTAGTGTTGGCAGTGCTATTGTGCCAAGCGGAGCAAGCACAGGAAAAAAAGAGGCTTTAGAATTAAGAGATAATGATGAAAGATTTGGTGGAAAAGGTGTTTTAAAAGCGATAGAAAATATCAATGGAACTATAGCTGAAAACATCATAGGTCTTGATGCTTTCAATCAAACTCAACTAGATAACACCCTTTTAGAACTTGATGGAACAAAAAACTACTCAAATCTAGGAGCAAATGCAACTTTAGGAATTTCTATGGCTACAGCGCGTGCTACTGCTAATGCTTTGGGTGTGCCTTTATATCGTTATTTAGGTGGAGCAAATGCAAGTGTATTACCTGTGCCAATGTGCAACATCATCAATGGTGGCGCACACGCAAATAATAGTGTGGATTTTCAAGAATTTATGATTATGCCTTTTGGATTTTCAAGTTTTAAAGAAGGATTAAGATCAGTTTGTGAAATTTATGCAGTATTGAAAAAAGAATTAGCTAGTTTAGGCCACTCTACTGCCTTAGGCGACGAAGGTGGTTTTGCTCCAAATTTAGCAAACAATACAGAACCTCTTGATCTTTTAATGACTTGCATTAAAAAAGCAGGCTATGAAAATAAAATCAAACTAGCATTAGATGTAGCAAGTAGCGAACTTTACAAAGATGGTAAATATCACTTAGAAGGTAAAGTTTTCTCAAGCGAGGACTTAATCGCTCGTTATGAAGAATTATGTGCTAAATATCCTATTTTTAGTATCGAAGATGGTTTGGCTGAAGATGATTATGAAGGTTGGATTAAGCTCACTCAAAAACTTGGCAATAAAATTCAGCTTGTAGGCGATGATTTGTTTGTAACCAATGAAGATATTTTAAGAGAAGGTATCATGAAAAATATGGCAAATGCTGTATTAATCAAACCAAACCAAATTGGAACCATCACTCAAACCATGAGAACGGTTAGATTAGCTCATAGAAATAACTATAAATGTATTATGAGCCATAGAAGTGGTGAGAGTGAAGATACTTTTATAGCTGATTTTGCCGTAGCATTAAATACAGGACAAATTAAAACAGGAGCTTTAGCAAGAGGTGAAAGGACGGCTAAATACAATCGTTTGCTAGAAATTGAACTTGATAATGATGAATATTTAGGAGATAAACTCTGA
- the recA gene encoding recombinase RecA, giving the protein MDDNKRKSLDAALKSLDKTFGKGTILRLGDKEVEKIDSIPTGSVGLDLALGIGGIPKGRIIEIYGPESSGKTTLTLHIIAECQKKGGVCAFIDAEHALDVRYAKNLGVDTENLYISQPDFGEQALEIVETIARSGAIDLIVVDSVAALTPKAEIEGDMGDQHVGLQARLMSQALRKLTGIVHKMNTTVIFINQIRMKIGMMGYGTPETTTGGNALKFYASVRLDVRKTATLKQNDEPIGNRVKVKVAKNKVAPPFKQAEFDVMFGEGVSREGELIDYGVKLDIIDKSGAWFSYKASKLGQGRENAKAFLKENPAIADEITQAIQNSIGIDSMILGAKDDDEGEE; this is encoded by the coding sequence ATGGATGATAATAAAAGAAAATCACTTGATGCAGCTTTAAAAAGTCTTGATAAGACCTTTGGAAAAGGAACCATTTTAAGGCTCGGTGATAAAGAAGTTGAAAAGATTGACTCTATTCCTACAGGTTCAGTTGGACTTGATTTAGCCTTAGGTATAGGTGGTATTCCAAAAGGAAGAATTATAGAAATTTATGGTCCTGAGAGTTCAGGTAAAACCACACTTACTTTGCATATCATAGCAGAATGCCAGAAAAAAGGCGGAGTTTGTGCATTTATAGACGCTGAGCACGCACTTGATGTAAGATATGCAAAAAATTTGGGTGTTGATACAGAAAATCTTTATATTTCTCAGCCAGATTTTGGCGAGCAAGCTTTAGAAATCGTTGAAACCATAGCAAGAAGTGGGGCTATTGATCTAATAGTAGTAGATAGCGTTGCTGCTTTAACTCCAAAAGCAGAAATTGAAGGCGATATGGGTGATCAGCATGTAGGTCTTCAAGCTAGATTAATGAGCCAAGCTTTAAGAAAATTAACCGGTATCGTTCATAAAATGAATACCACGGTAATTTTTATCAATCAAATTCGTATGAAAATAGGTATGATGGGATATGGAACCCCTGAAACAACTACAGGCGGAAACGCTTTGAAATTTTATGCTTCAGTGCGTTTAGATGTAAGAAAAACAGCTACTCTAAAACAAAATGATGAGCCTATAGGAAATCGCGTTAAAGTAAAAGTAGCTAAAAATAAAGTTGCACCGCCTTTTAAACAAGCCGAATTTGATGTAATGTTTGGTGAAGGTGTAAGCCGCGAAGGCGAATTAATTGACTATGGTGTAAAACTTGATATTATAGATAAAAGCGGTGCTTGGTTTTCATACAAAGCTTCTAAACTCGGACAAGGTAGAGAAAACGCTAAAGCCTTTTTAAAAGAAAATCCGGCTATTGCAGATGAAATCACACAAGCTATACAAAATTCAATCGGTATAGATAGTATGATTTTAGGTGCAAAAGATGATGATGAAGGAGAAGAATAA
- a CDS encoding menaquinone biosynthesis family protein, giving the protein MNKKINVAHSPDADDIFMYMAIKFGWIGNAYKYENIALDIQTLNELALQNIYDVSAISFALYPLIASEYALLKTAVSFGEGYGPKLIKKKDKKLKPNFKVALSGAHTTNALIFRIKYPQARIVYKNFLEIEKAVLEGEVDAGVLIHESILEFDSSLCVEAELWDIWQELVKDDLPLPLGGMALRRSLPISDAIAIEKDLIKAVEVADHNRKILASMLLERNLIRVDAQKLDIYLNLYANKNSINMNDKQYIAIDKLFELGFNHGFYDKLIISKDYLIPSEYEEFRNS; this is encoded by the coding sequence ATGAATAAAAAAATTAATGTAGCACATTCTCCCGATGCTGATGATATTTTTATGTATATGGCGATTAAATTTGGCTGGATTGGAAATGCTTATAAATATGAAAATATAGCTTTAGATATACAAACTTTAAATGAATTAGCGTTGCAAAATATTTACGATGTTAGTGCAATTTCTTTTGCACTTTATCCTTTAATAGCTAGTGAATATGCTTTGTTAAAAACTGCTGTAAGTTTTGGTGAGGGTTATGGACCAAAACTTATTAAGAAAAAAGATAAAAAATTAAAACCAAATTTCAAAGTCGCATTAAGCGGAGCGCATACTACTAATGCTTTAATTTTTCGTATAAAATACCCACAAGCTAGGATAGTTTATAAGAATTTTTTAGAAATTGAAAAAGCTGTTTTAGAAGGAGAAGTTGATGCAGGGGTGCTTATACATGAGAGTATTTTAGAATTTGATTCTAGTTTATGTGTAGAAGCTGAACTTTGGGATATATGGCAAGAATTAGTAAAAGATGATTTACCTTTGCCTTTGGGTGGTATGGCACTTAGAAGATCTTTGCCAATTAGTGATGCTATAGCTATTGAAAAAGATTTGATTAAGGCGGTAGAAGTAGCTGATCATAATAGAAAAATTCTAGCTTCTATGCTTTTAGAGCGTAATTTAATACGCGTTGATGCGCAAAAACTTGATATATATTTAAATTTATATGCTAATAAAAATTCTATTAATATGAATGATAAACAATATATTGCTATTGATAAGCTTTTTGAGCTTGGTTTTAATCATGGATTTTATGATAAGTTGATTATAAGTAAAGACTATCTTATACCTAGTGAGTATGAAGAATTTAGAAATTCTTGA
- the fliQ gene encoding flagellar biosynthesis protein FliQ: protein MESTLVALGVQTFKITLMLSLPMLLAGLIAGLVISIFQAVTQINEATLSFVPKILLVVVVIVFLMPWMISSMMDFTINMLNQIPSFVR, encoded by the coding sequence ATGGAAAGTACTTTAGTGGCTTTGGGTGTGCAAACTTTTAAAATTACACTTATGCTTTCTTTGCCTATGCTTTTAGCAGGACTTATTGCAGGACTTGTAATAAGTATTTTTCAAGCTGTTACACAAATTAATGAAGCTACACTTTCTTTTGTGCCAAAAATTTTACTTGTTGTTGTGGTGATAGTATTTTTAATGCCTTGGATGATAAGCTCTATGATGGATTTTACCATTAATATGTTAAATCAAATTCCAAGCTTTGTTCGATGA
- a CDS encoding UDP-N-acetylmuramate dehydrogenase, whose protein sequence is MIIDFSKYSSVRIGESFEVQVLEELCEFDGFLIGGANNLLVSPKPKKLGILGKKFDFIHILDENKKGVFLEIGSSVKSFKMYHFAKENNLKGFEFLRNIPGTLGGILKMNAGLKDENISKNLLSIRIFDKEILKQNIAFDYRFNPIKEVMFSAKFFLEYGFNLAKDELLKNARKNQPKGASFGSIFKNPKNDYAGRLIEAVGLKGFSKNDAMFSNEHANFLINKKYANFDDAIFLIELAKKRVFEEFGIILEEEVVII, encoded by the coding sequence ATGATTATTGATTTTTCTAAATACTCTTCTGTTCGTATAGGGGAAAGCTTTGAAGTGCAAGTACTTGAAGAGCTTTGTGAGTTTGATGGCTTTTTAATAGGTGGAGCAAATAATTTGCTTGTTTCGCCTAAGCCAAAAAAACTTGGAATTTTAGGAAAAAAATTTGATTTTATTCATATTTTAGATGAAAATAAAAAAGGTGTATTTTTAGAGATAGGCTCTAGCGTAAAATCTTTTAAAATGTATCATTTTGCCAAAGAAAATAATCTAAAAGGATTTGAGTTTTTAAGAAATATCCCAGGAACTTTGGGTGGAATTTTAAAAATGAATGCAGGTTTAAAAGATGAAAATATCAGTAAAAATTTACTTAGCATTAGAATTTTTGACAAAGAAATTTTAAAACAAAATATAGCTTTTGATTATAGATTTAATCCCATTAAAGAAGTAATGTTTAGTGCAAAGTTTTTTTTAGAATATGGATTTAATCTGGCTAAAGATGAACTTTTGAAAAATGCAAGAAAAAACCAACCAAAAGGGGCAAGTTTTGGATCCATTTTTAAAAATCCTAAAAATGATTATGCTGGAAGATTAATAGAAGCAGTGGGGCTTAAAGGTTTTAGTAAAAATGATGCAATGTTTAGCAATGAACATGCCAATTTTTTGATTAATAAAAAATATGCTAATTTTGATGATGCTATTTTTTTGATAGAGCTTGCTAAAAAAAGAGTGTTTGAAGAATTTGGCATTATTTTAGAAGAAGAAGTGGTGATTATATAG
- a CDS encoding 3'(2'),5'-bisphosphate nucleotidase CysQ family protein, producing the protein MKNLDTLLELALKAGKEASKVLLEYKDKNTLWLKDDESPVGLADIKSNEAISEILASSDIAICSEENILSYEERKNLEYFWLIDPLDGTKSYAKKDKEYCVLIALIHKNTPMLSLIGDAENNAFYYAHIHTKVYKNNEILNLSLEQYEKVKKIALYSKNHDNNEDFFIQNHLEGIKVSSALKFVYLLEAKAGIYPRFGGPKAWDIAAGDFLIKQNGGILYDFDKKALDYNSPDFKLPSFIAFAKNEFKLKGF; encoded by the coding sequence ATGAAAAATTTAGATACACTTTTAGAACTAGCTTTAAAAGCAGGTAAAGAAGCTTCTAAGGTATTACTTGAATATAAAGATAAAAATACCTTGTGGCTTAAAGATGATGAATCTCCAGTAGGTTTGGCTGATATAAAATCCAATGAAGCTATTAGTGAAATTTTAGCTTCAAGTGATATAGCTATATGCTCTGAAGAAAATATACTTTCTTATGAAGAAAGAAAAAATTTAGAGTATTTTTGGCTTATAGACCCACTTGATGGCACCAAATCTTACGCTAAAAAAGATAAAGAATATTGTGTATTAATTGCATTAATCCATAAAAATACTCCTATGCTTTCACTTATAGGCGATGCAGAAAATAATGCTTTTTATTACGCACATATTCACACAAAAGTTTATAAAAATAATGAAATTTTAAATCTTAGCTTAGAGCAGTATGAAAAGGTTAAAAAAATAGCCCTTTACTCTAAAAACCATGATAATAATGAAGATTTTTTCATTCAAAATCATCTTGAAGGTATTAAGGTTTCATCTGCTTTAAAATTTGTATATTTACTTGAAGCAAAAGCTGGAATTTATCCGCGTTTTGGCGGTCCAAAAGCTTGGGATATAGCTGCTGGAGATTTTTTAATCAAACAAAATGGTGGAATTTTATATGATTTTGATAAAAAGGCTTTAGATTATAATAGTCCTGATTTTAAACTTCCAAGTTTTATAGCTTTTGCTAAGAATGAATTTAAATTAAAAGGTTTTTAG
- a CDS encoding cation:proton antiporter — protein sequence MLAGAIDAQVAIDLKILLVVAGCLLTSPYIAKFLKLPLSATEIMLGSFIGFLGFIGESENFKLLANAGFYYLMFIAGMEINLKTFLNTEKSLLNKAFIYIILLYAFSILAVESIDISYIFVIIIPVMSVGLLSTLYRDFGKNCEWLNVSMVVATLAEVVSIVLLTIAAAFLGKGADIFSLTQNLLYLVGFLALCIFGFKFLEVLFWWYPQLKTILMPWQDQNEKDIRFCMAIFIAIVAIMIYFKLEVALGAFIAGSFIATFFDHKKDLEHKLSSFGYGFLIPIFFIYIGSSFKLQMLLNPQVLIIAFSLTAFMIGLRILCAMTFVKILGLKNTFLFGLSHSMPLTLLIAVATLSYQTNIITQDIYSGLVLTALLEAILAISLIKFINNLSRK from the coding sequence TTGCTAGCGGGTGCCATTGATGCTCAAGTTGCTATAGATTTAAAAATTTTATTAGTGGTGGCAGGATGTTTGCTTACTTCACCTTATATTGCTAAATTTTTAAAACTTCCACTTTCAGCCACAGAAATTATGCTTGGCTCTTTTATAGGATTTTTGGGCTTTATAGGCGAGAGTGAGAATTTTAAACTTTTGGCTAATGCTGGGTTTTATTATCTTATGTTTATAGCAGGTATGGAGATTAATCTTAAAACCTTTTTAAATACAGAAAAAAGCTTATTAAATAAAGCCTTTATTTATATCATACTTTTATATGCTTTTAGTATTTTAGCGGTTGAGAGCATTGATATTTCTTATATTTTTGTCATTATCATACCTGTTATGAGTGTAGGTTTGCTTTCAACGCTTTATAGAGATTTTGGTAAAAATTGTGAGTGGCTTAATGTATCTATGGTAGTAGCTACTTTAGCTGAAGTTGTAAGCATAGTTTTACTTACTATAGCTGCAGCATTTTTAGGAAAAGGTGCTGATATTTTTTCACTTACTCAAAATTTATTATACCTAGTGGGATTTTTAGCACTTTGTATTTTTGGATTTAAATTTTTAGAAGTGCTTTTTTGGTGGTATCCACAACTAAAAACCATACTCATGCCTTGGCAAGATCAAAACGAAAAAGATATAAGATTTTGTATGGCTATATTTATTGCTATAGTTGCGATTATGATTTATTTCAAGCTTGAAGTTGCACTTGGAGCTTTTATAGCAGGTTCATTTATAGCTACTTTTTTTGATCATAAAAAAGATTTAGAGCATAAACTTTCTAGTTTTGGTTATGGCTTTTTAATCCCTATATTTTTTATCTATATAGGCTCTAGCTTTAAACTCCAAATGCTTTTAAATCCTCAAGTTTTAATCATAGCTTTTTCATTAACTGCTTTTATGATAGGACTAAGAATACTTTGTGCCATGACTTTTGTAAAAATACTTGGTTTAAAAAATACCTTTTTGTTTGGTCTAAGCCATTCTATGCCACTAACTTTACTCATAGCAGTAGCTACGCTTTCTTACCAAACCAATATCATCACTCAAGATATATATTCAGGTTTGGTACTTACAGCTTTACTTGAAGCAATTTTGGCTATTAGTTTGATTAAATTTATCAATAATCTTAGTAGAAAATAA
- a CDS encoding biotin synthase yields MEIMLCAISNIASGGCGEDCKYCTQSAHVKTNINKYKRKDIDQIILEAKMAKKNEALGFCLVTAGAGLDDEKLEYVCKVAHAVQKEVEGLLLIACNGIANLEQLKELKKAGIFSYNHNLETSKEFFPNICSTHTWEQRFQTNLYAKEAGLMLCCGGIYGLGENEADRKSFRASLKELDPFSSPINFFIPNENLKLKQDLLNPDEALNIIKDTKKDLPNTHIMIAGGREVVLKERQYEIFNAGASAIVVGDYLTTKGEEPSKDIQKLKQMGFSFASGCH; encoded by the coding sequence ATGGAAATTATGCTTTGTGCTATATCTAATATAGCAAGTGGAGGGTGTGGGGAAGATTGTAAATACTGCACTCAAAGTGCTCATGTAAAAACTAATATCAACAAATACAAAAGAAAAGATATTGACCAAATCATCTTAGAAGCTAAAATGGCTAAGAAAAACGAAGCTTTAGGTTTTTGTTTGGTTACAGCTGGAGCTGGGCTTGATGATGAAAAACTTGAGTATGTATGCAAAGTAGCTCACGCGGTGCAAAAAGAAGTAGAAGGACTTTTACTCATAGCTTGTAATGGTATAGCAAATTTAGAACAACTCAAAGAATTAAAAAAAGCGGGAATTTTTTCTTACAATCACAACTTAGAAACCTCTAAAGAATTTTTCCCAAACATTTGTTCTACGCATACTTGGGAGCAAAGATTTCAAACTAATCTTTATGCTAAAGAAGCAGGATTAATGCTTTGCTGTGGTGGAATTTATGGACTTGGAGAAAATGAGGCTGATAGAAAAAGTTTTAGAGCAAGTTTAAAAGAACTTGATCCTTTTTCTTCGCCTATTAATTTTTTTATACCTAATGAAAATTTAAAACTAAAACAAGACTTGCTTAATCCTGATGAGGCATTAAATATCATTAAAGATACAAAAAAAGATTTACCAAATACACATATTATGATAGCAGGTGGTAGAGAAGTTGTGCTAAAAGAAAGACAATATGAAATTTTTAATGCAGGAGCTAGTGCTATAGTGGTAGGGGATTATCTTACCACTAAAGGTGAAGAACCTAGCAAAGATATACAAAAACTAAAACAAATGGGATTTAGCTTTGCTAGCGGGTGCCATTGA